A single Primulina eburnea isolate SZY01 chromosome 11, ASM2296580v1, whole genome shotgun sequence DNA region contains:
- the LOC140806367 gene encoding sister chromatid cohesion 1 protein 2-like isoform X3: MDSSITHITTLLYFRPDRFLVSLTRTSAGFPTSNGHFYATKKKSFLENTMFYSRLLLSKKGYLGLVWIAAHCPKRLKKDQVWKAEISSYVDKILADEVPIVTHRILAYLLLGVVRIYSMKVEYLLHDCNDVLNKLCEFNIGKRKRPGIGVFRTNYHSITMPKKFELDEFDLEILEDRDITGGNMSSCEDVVLADEQIKVGASLSLLDKENVSFPETHSTTYTPPRDVFLPPTMDNDNDLLMNSFRDPGDFVTSVEKLRETNFLLEDLLNPTVLNGSEKKQLHYTLPNEHPRTNFQWLGHEMKCDSVATPSHDISDMVSCMENLQENRFSLEDRLDPLVLDEAEERQIHFRPYNKDLRTNFRAPIQYSECAMIAKPSHTKPGIEEEHVEHLRIEFNLQEDEPCALPRSIDIGQPVEADKKKKVEVITPEIRKSQRNQEQMKPTTVDVTPNSELSEVDTAEVATIHTPAPKEHAKNLKKRKILLDLTTTLPSKVLKSWIDDPNDIVHKRRKVPHTLLHAWRANKLCHIPLCFLDPLIHSEFTSSFGPITDVVSEDNVNSGSIIGIQEQIQDERSPLTPVSREQTPIAPGTPVAHLNNLRSHEIRAVADSDILEPTSSRESLEQQPLEFIIAFPDEERNSYEGDYLENDVYSAITRAVGIFLYKNFHYKKRREEEDEVLNLTHLLRGKAKKNSARLFYEILVLKTGDCINVRQDKAYDDIMLQEVPKLKQIAETNVV, translated from the exons ATGGATTCTTCCATTACACACATCACGACTCTTTTGTATTTTAGGCCCGACCGTTTTCTCGTCTCTCTCACACGTACCTCAGCTGGTTTTCCCACTTCCAACGGCCATTTTTACGCTACAAAAAAGAAGAGCTTTCTGGAAAACACTATGTTTTACTCTCGCTTGCTTCTATCAAAGAAGGGATACTTAGGTTTAGTTTGGATAGCAGCTCATTGCCCCAAAAGGCTTAAAAAAGATCAAGTCTGGAAGGCTGAAATTTCTTCTTATGTGG ATAAGATTCTAGCTGATGAAGTTCCCATTGTCACTCATAGAATCCTAGCATACCTTCTTTTGGGTGTCGTAAGAATTTACTCGATGAAAGTTGAGTATTTACTTCATGATTGCAATGATGTATTGAACAAACTCTGTGAATTCAACATTGGCAAACGAAAACGTCCAGGCATTGGAGTCTTTCGGACAAACTATCACTCGATCACTATGCCCAAAAAATTTGAACTCGATGAGTTTGACCTGGAAATCTTGGAAGATCGAGATATAACAGG TGGAAACATGAGTTCTTGCGAAGATGTTGTGCTTGCAG ATGAACAGATAAAAGTGGGTGCTTCTTTGAGCTTGCTCGACAAG GAAAATGTGTCCTTTCCTGAAACTCATTCAACCACTTATACTCCGCCGAGAGA TGTGTTCTTACCTCCAACTATGGACAACGACAATGATTTATTAATGAACTCATTTCGTGATCCTGGCGACTTTGTGACAAGCGTTGAAAAATTGCGTGAAACCAATTTTCTCTTAGAAGATTTGCTGAATCCTACAGTGTTAAATGGGTCTGAGAAAAAACAATTGCATTATACGCTACCTAATGAGCATCCAAGGACTAATTTTCAGTGGCTGGGTCATGAAATGAAATGTGATTCTGTTGCAACTCCTTCCCATGACATAAGTGATATGGTATCATGTATGGAGAATCTTCAAGAGAATAGGTTTTCTTTAGAAGATCGTTTGGATCCTTTGGTGCTCGATGAGGCTGAGGAAAGACAGATCCATTTTAGGCCATACAACAAGGATCTAAGAACGAATTTCCGAGCGCCAATTCAGTATTCGGAATGTGCCATGATTGCAAAACCCTCCCACACAAAGCCAGGAATCGAAGAAGAGCACGTGGAACATTTGAGGATTGAGTTCAATCTTCAAGAGGATGAACCATGTGCTTTACCCAGATCGATTGATATAGGACAACCTGTTGAAGCTGACAAGAAAAAAAAAGTGGAAGTAATCACCCCAGAAATCAGAAAAAGTCAgagaaatcaagaacaaatgAAGCCCACGACCGTTGATGTGACTCCAAACTCAGAACTTTCAG AGGTTGACACAGCCGAGGTTGCGACCATTCACACTCCTGCGCCGAAGGAACATGCTAAGAATCTGAAGAAGCGAAAGATTTTGTTGGACCTCACCACTACATTGCCTAGCAA GGTCTTGAAGAGCTGGatagatgatccaaatgacaTAGTACATAAAAGAAGAAAAGTCCCCCACACTCTTTTGCATGCTTGGAGAGCTAATAAACTGTGCCATATCCCTCTATGTTTCTTAGATCCTTTGATCCACAGTGAGTTCACCTCGTCATTTG GACCAATTACTGATGTAGTGAGCGAAGATAATGTCAACTCCGGCAGTATAATTGGGATTCAAGAACAGATTCAGGATGAAAGATCTCCTCTCACACCGGTGTCTCGCGAACAAACTCCAATTGCTCCTGGAACACCCGTTGCTCATTTGAACAATTTGAGATCACATGAGATCAGAGCAGTCGCCGATTCAGATATCTTGGAGCCCACAAGTTCACGTGAAAGCTTGGAACAACAGCCATTGGAATTTATTATTGCTTTCCCGGATGAG GAAAGGAATTCATATGAAGGAGATTACCTGGAAAACG ACGTGTATTCTGCAATAACAAG AGCAGTGGGAATATTTCTGTACAAGAACTTCCACTACAAGAAGAGGCGGGAAGAGGAGGATGAAGTATTGAACTTGACCCATTTACTGAGAGGAAAAGCGAAGAAAAATAGTGCAAGACTATTCTACGAGATATTG GTTTTGAAAACGGGGGACTGTATAAATGTGAGGCAGGACAAGGCGTACGATGATATTATGCTGCAGGAGGTTCCCAAGCTGAAGCAGATTGCAGAAACTAATGTGGTATAG
- the LOC140806367 gene encoding sister chromatid cohesion 1 protein 2-like isoform X2, translating to MDSSITHITTLLYFRPDRFLVSLTRTSAGFPTSNGHFYATKKKSFLENTMFYSRLLLSKKGYLGLVWIAAHCPKRLKKDQVWKAEISSYVDKILADEVPIVTHRILAYLLLGVVRIYSMKVEYLLHDCNDVLNKLCEFNIGKRKRPGIGVFRTNYHSITMPKKFELDEFDLEILEDRDITGGNMSSCEDVVLADEQIKVGASLSLLDKENVSFPETHSTTYTPPRDVFLPPTMDNDNDLLMNSFRDPGDFVTSVEKLRETNFLLEDLLNPTVLNGSEKKQLHYTLPNEHPRTNFQWLGHEMKCDSVATPSHDISDMVSCMENLQENRFSLEDRLDPLVLDEAEERQIHFRPYNKDLRTNFRAPIQYSECAMIAKPSHTKPGIEEEHVEHLRIEFNLQEDEPCALPRSIDIGQPVEADKKKKVEVITPEIRKSQRNQEQMKPTTVDVTPNSELSEVDTAEVATIHTPAPKEHAKNLKKRKILLDLTTTLPSKVLKSWIDDPNDIVHKRRKVPHTLLHAWRANKLCHIPLCFLDPLIHNHGPIHNKDDDTYTGPITDVVSEDNVNSGSIIGIQEQIQDERSPLTPVSREQTPIAPGTPVAHLNNLRSHEIRAVADSDILEPTSSRESLEQQPLEFIIAFPDEERNSYEGDYLENDVYSAITRAVGIFLYKNFHYKKRREEEDEVLNLTHLLRGKAKKNSARLFYEILVLKTGDCINVRQDKAYDDIMLQEVPKLKQIAETNVV from the exons ATGGATTCTTCCATTACACACATCACGACTCTTTTGTATTTTAGGCCCGACCGTTTTCTCGTCTCTCTCACACGTACCTCAGCTGGTTTTCCCACTTCCAACGGCCATTTTTACGCTACAAAAAAGAAGAGCTTTCTGGAAAACACTATGTTTTACTCTCGCTTGCTTCTATCAAAGAAGGGATACTTAGGTTTAGTTTGGATAGCAGCTCATTGCCCCAAAAGGCTTAAAAAAGATCAAGTCTGGAAGGCTGAAATTTCTTCTTATGTGG ATAAGATTCTAGCTGATGAAGTTCCCATTGTCACTCATAGAATCCTAGCATACCTTCTTTTGGGTGTCGTAAGAATTTACTCGATGAAAGTTGAGTATTTACTTCATGATTGCAATGATGTATTGAACAAACTCTGTGAATTCAACATTGGCAAACGAAAACGTCCAGGCATTGGAGTCTTTCGGACAAACTATCACTCGATCACTATGCCCAAAAAATTTGAACTCGATGAGTTTGACCTGGAAATCTTGGAAGATCGAGATATAACAGG TGGAAACATGAGTTCTTGCGAAGATGTTGTGCTTGCAG ATGAACAGATAAAAGTGGGTGCTTCTTTGAGCTTGCTCGACAAG GAAAATGTGTCCTTTCCTGAAACTCATTCAACCACTTATACTCCGCCGAGAGA TGTGTTCTTACCTCCAACTATGGACAACGACAATGATTTATTAATGAACTCATTTCGTGATCCTGGCGACTTTGTGACAAGCGTTGAAAAATTGCGTGAAACCAATTTTCTCTTAGAAGATTTGCTGAATCCTACAGTGTTAAATGGGTCTGAGAAAAAACAATTGCATTATACGCTACCTAATGAGCATCCAAGGACTAATTTTCAGTGGCTGGGTCATGAAATGAAATGTGATTCTGTTGCAACTCCTTCCCATGACATAAGTGATATGGTATCATGTATGGAGAATCTTCAAGAGAATAGGTTTTCTTTAGAAGATCGTTTGGATCCTTTGGTGCTCGATGAGGCTGAGGAAAGACAGATCCATTTTAGGCCATACAACAAGGATCTAAGAACGAATTTCCGAGCGCCAATTCAGTATTCGGAATGTGCCATGATTGCAAAACCCTCCCACACAAAGCCAGGAATCGAAGAAGAGCACGTGGAACATTTGAGGATTGAGTTCAATCTTCAAGAGGATGAACCATGTGCTTTACCCAGATCGATTGATATAGGACAACCTGTTGAAGCTGACAAGAAAAAAAAAGTGGAAGTAATCACCCCAGAAATCAGAAAAAGTCAgagaaatcaagaacaaatgAAGCCCACGACCGTTGATGTGACTCCAAACTCAGAACTTTCAG AGGTTGACACAGCCGAGGTTGCGACCATTCACACTCCTGCGCCGAAGGAACATGCTAAGAATCTGAAGAAGCGAAAGATTTTGTTGGACCTCACCACTACATTGCCTAGCAA GGTCTTGAAGAGCTGGatagatgatccaaatgacaTAGTACATAAAAGAAGAAAAGTCCCCCACACTCTTTTGCATGCTTGGAGAGCTAATAAACTGTGCCATATCCCTCTATGTTTCTTAGATCCTTTGATCCACA ATCATGGTCCTATTCATAACAAAGATGATGACACCTACACAGGACCAATTACTGATGTAGTGAGCGAAGATAATGTCAACTCCGGCAGTATAATTGGGATTCAAGAACAGATTCAGGATGAAAGATCTCCTCTCACACCGGTGTCTCGCGAACAAACTCCAATTGCTCCTGGAACACCCGTTGCTCATTTGAACAATTTGAGATCACATGAGATCAGAGCAGTCGCCGATTCAGATATCTTGGAGCCCACAAGTTCACGTGAAAGCTTGGAACAACAGCCATTGGAATTTATTATTGCTTTCCCGGATGAG GAAAGGAATTCATATGAAGGAGATTACCTGGAAAACG ACGTGTATTCTGCAATAACAAG AGCAGTGGGAATATTTCTGTACAAGAACTTCCACTACAAGAAGAGGCGGGAAGAGGAGGATGAAGTATTGAACTTGACCCATTTACTGAGAGGAAAAGCGAAGAAAAATAGTGCAAGACTATTCTACGAGATATTG GTTTTGAAAACGGGGGACTGTATAAATGTGAGGCAGGACAAGGCGTACGATGATATTATGCTGCAGGAGGTTCCCAAGCTGAAGCAGATTGCAGAAACTAATGTGGTATAG
- the LOC140806367 gene encoding sister chromatid cohesion 1 protein 2-like isoform X6, protein MKVEYLLHDCNDVLNKLCEFNIGKRKRPGIGVFRTNYHSITMPKKFELDEFDLEILEDRDITGGNMSSCEDVVLADEQIKVGASLSLLDKENVSFPETHSTTYTPPRDVFLPPTMDNDNDLLMNSFRDPGDFVTSVEKLRETNFLLEDLLNPTVLNGSEKKQLHYTLPNEHPRTNFQWLGHEMKCDSVATPSHDISDMVSCMENLQENRFSLEDRLDPLVLDEAEERQIHFRPYNKDLRTNFRAPIQYSECAMIAKPSHTKPGIEEEHVEHLRIEFNLQEDEPCALPRSIDIGQPVEADKKKKVEVITPEIRKSQRNQEQMKPTTVDVTPNSELSEVDTAEVATIHTPAPKEHAKNLKKRKILLDLTTTLPSKVLKSWIDDPNDIVHKRRKVPHTLLHAWRANKLCHIPLCFLDPLIHSIPTDHGPIHNKDDDTYTGPITDVVSEDNVNSGSIIGIQEQIQDERSPLTPVSREQTPIAPGTPVAHLNNLRSHEIRAVADSDILEPTSSRESLEQQPLEFIIAFPDEERNSYEGDYLENDVYSAITRAVGIFLYKNFHYKKRREEEDEVLNLTHLLRGKAKKNSARLFYEILVLKTGDCINVRQDKAYDDIMLQEVPKLKQIAETNVV, encoded by the exons ATGAAAGTTGAGTATTTACTTCATGATTGCAATGATGTATTGAACAAACTCTGTGAATTCAACATTGGCAAACGAAAACGTCCAGGCATTGGAGTCTTTCGGACAAACTATCACTCGATCACTATGCCCAAAAAATTTGAACTCGATGAGTTTGACCTGGAAATCTTGGAAGATCGAGATATAACAGG TGGAAACATGAGTTCTTGCGAAGATGTTGTGCTTGCAG ATGAACAGATAAAAGTGGGTGCTTCTTTGAGCTTGCTCGACAAG GAAAATGTGTCCTTTCCTGAAACTCATTCAACCACTTATACTCCGCCGAGAGA TGTGTTCTTACCTCCAACTATGGACAACGACAATGATTTATTAATGAACTCATTTCGTGATCCTGGCGACTTTGTGACAAGCGTTGAAAAATTGCGTGAAACCAATTTTCTCTTAGAAGATTTGCTGAATCCTACAGTGTTAAATGGGTCTGAGAAAAAACAATTGCATTATACGCTACCTAATGAGCATCCAAGGACTAATTTTCAGTGGCTGGGTCATGAAATGAAATGTGATTCTGTTGCAACTCCTTCCCATGACATAAGTGATATGGTATCATGTATGGAGAATCTTCAAGAGAATAGGTTTTCTTTAGAAGATCGTTTGGATCCTTTGGTGCTCGATGAGGCTGAGGAAAGACAGATCCATTTTAGGCCATACAACAAGGATCTAAGAACGAATTTCCGAGCGCCAATTCAGTATTCGGAATGTGCCATGATTGCAAAACCCTCCCACACAAAGCCAGGAATCGAAGAAGAGCACGTGGAACATTTGAGGATTGAGTTCAATCTTCAAGAGGATGAACCATGTGCTTTACCCAGATCGATTGATATAGGACAACCTGTTGAAGCTGACAAGAAAAAAAAAGTGGAAGTAATCACCCCAGAAATCAGAAAAAGTCAgagaaatcaagaacaaatgAAGCCCACGACCGTTGATGTGACTCCAAACTCAGAACTTTCAG AGGTTGACACAGCCGAGGTTGCGACCATTCACACTCCTGCGCCGAAGGAACATGCTAAGAATCTGAAGAAGCGAAAGATTTTGTTGGACCTCACCACTACATTGCCTAGCAA GGTCTTGAAGAGCTGGatagatgatccaaatgacaTAGTACATAAAAGAAGAAAAGTCCCCCACACTCTTTTGCATGCTTGGAGAGCTAATAAACTGTGCCATATCCCTCTATGTTTCTTAGATCCTTTGATCCACA GTATCCCAACAGATCATGGTCCTATTCATAACAAAGATGATGACACCTACACAGGACCAATTACTGATGTAGTGAGCGAAGATAATGTCAACTCCGGCAGTATAATTGGGATTCAAGAACAGATTCAGGATGAAAGATCTCCTCTCACACCGGTGTCTCGCGAACAAACTCCAATTGCTCCTGGAACACCCGTTGCTCATTTGAACAATTTGAGATCACATGAGATCAGAGCAGTCGCCGATTCAGATATCTTGGAGCCCACAAGTTCACGTGAAAGCTTGGAACAACAGCCATTGGAATTTATTATTGCTTTCCCGGATGAG GAAAGGAATTCATATGAAGGAGATTACCTGGAAAACG ACGTGTATTCTGCAATAACAAG AGCAGTGGGAATATTTCTGTACAAGAACTTCCACTACAAGAAGAGGCGGGAAGAGGAGGATGAAGTATTGAACTTGACCCATTTACTGAGAGGAAAAGCGAAGAAAAATAGTGCAAGACTATTCTACGAGATATTG GTTTTGAAAACGGGGGACTGTATAAATGTGAGGCAGGACAAGGCGTACGATGATATTATGCTGCAGGAGGTTCCCAAGCTGAAGCAGATTGCAGAAACTAATGTGGTATAG
- the LOC140806367 gene encoding sister chromatid cohesion 1 protein 2-like isoform X1 produces the protein MDSSITHITTLLYFRPDRFLVSLTRTSAGFPTSNGHFYATKKKSFLENTMFYSRLLLSKKGYLGLVWIAAHCPKRLKKDQVWKAEISSYVDKILADEVPIVTHRILAYLLLGVVRIYSMKVEYLLHDCNDVLNKLCEFNIGKRKRPGIGVFRTNYHSITMPKKFELDEFDLEILEDRDITGGNMSSCEDVVLADEQIKVGASLSLLDKENVSFPETHSTTYTPPRDVFLPPTMDNDNDLLMNSFRDPGDFVTSVEKLRETNFLLEDLLNPTVLNGSEKKQLHYTLPNEHPRTNFQWLGHEMKCDSVATPSHDISDMVSCMENLQENRFSLEDRLDPLVLDEAEERQIHFRPYNKDLRTNFRAPIQYSECAMIAKPSHTKPGIEEEHVEHLRIEFNLQEDEPCALPRSIDIGQPVEADKKKKVEVITPEIRKSQRNQEQMKPTTVDVTPNSELSEVDTAEVATIHTPAPKEHAKNLKKRKILLDLTTTLPSKVLKSWIDDPNDIVHKRRKVPHTLLHAWRANKLCHIPLCFLDPLIHSIPTDHGPIHNKDDDTYTGPITDVVSEDNVNSGSIIGIQEQIQDERSPLTPVSREQTPIAPGTPVAHLNNLRSHEIRAVADSDILEPTSSRESLEQQPLEFIIAFPDEERNSYEGDYLENDVYSAITRAVGIFLYKNFHYKKRREEEDEVLNLTHLLRGKAKKNSARLFYEILVLKTGDCINVRQDKAYDDIMLQEVPKLKQIAETNVV, from the exons ATGGATTCTTCCATTACACACATCACGACTCTTTTGTATTTTAGGCCCGACCGTTTTCTCGTCTCTCTCACACGTACCTCAGCTGGTTTTCCCACTTCCAACGGCCATTTTTACGCTACAAAAAAGAAGAGCTTTCTGGAAAACACTATGTTTTACTCTCGCTTGCTTCTATCAAAGAAGGGATACTTAGGTTTAGTTTGGATAGCAGCTCATTGCCCCAAAAGGCTTAAAAAAGATCAAGTCTGGAAGGCTGAAATTTCTTCTTATGTGG ATAAGATTCTAGCTGATGAAGTTCCCATTGTCACTCATAGAATCCTAGCATACCTTCTTTTGGGTGTCGTAAGAATTTACTCGATGAAAGTTGAGTATTTACTTCATGATTGCAATGATGTATTGAACAAACTCTGTGAATTCAACATTGGCAAACGAAAACGTCCAGGCATTGGAGTCTTTCGGACAAACTATCACTCGATCACTATGCCCAAAAAATTTGAACTCGATGAGTTTGACCTGGAAATCTTGGAAGATCGAGATATAACAGG TGGAAACATGAGTTCTTGCGAAGATGTTGTGCTTGCAG ATGAACAGATAAAAGTGGGTGCTTCTTTGAGCTTGCTCGACAAG GAAAATGTGTCCTTTCCTGAAACTCATTCAACCACTTATACTCCGCCGAGAGA TGTGTTCTTACCTCCAACTATGGACAACGACAATGATTTATTAATGAACTCATTTCGTGATCCTGGCGACTTTGTGACAAGCGTTGAAAAATTGCGTGAAACCAATTTTCTCTTAGAAGATTTGCTGAATCCTACAGTGTTAAATGGGTCTGAGAAAAAACAATTGCATTATACGCTACCTAATGAGCATCCAAGGACTAATTTTCAGTGGCTGGGTCATGAAATGAAATGTGATTCTGTTGCAACTCCTTCCCATGACATAAGTGATATGGTATCATGTATGGAGAATCTTCAAGAGAATAGGTTTTCTTTAGAAGATCGTTTGGATCCTTTGGTGCTCGATGAGGCTGAGGAAAGACAGATCCATTTTAGGCCATACAACAAGGATCTAAGAACGAATTTCCGAGCGCCAATTCAGTATTCGGAATGTGCCATGATTGCAAAACCCTCCCACACAAAGCCAGGAATCGAAGAAGAGCACGTGGAACATTTGAGGATTGAGTTCAATCTTCAAGAGGATGAACCATGTGCTTTACCCAGATCGATTGATATAGGACAACCTGTTGAAGCTGACAAGAAAAAAAAAGTGGAAGTAATCACCCCAGAAATCAGAAAAAGTCAgagaaatcaagaacaaatgAAGCCCACGACCGTTGATGTGACTCCAAACTCAGAACTTTCAG AGGTTGACACAGCCGAGGTTGCGACCATTCACACTCCTGCGCCGAAGGAACATGCTAAGAATCTGAAGAAGCGAAAGATTTTGTTGGACCTCACCACTACATTGCCTAGCAA GGTCTTGAAGAGCTGGatagatgatccaaatgacaTAGTACATAAAAGAAGAAAAGTCCCCCACACTCTTTTGCATGCTTGGAGAGCTAATAAACTGTGCCATATCCCTCTATGTTTCTTAGATCCTTTGATCCACA GTATCCCAACAGATCATGGTCCTATTCATAACAAAGATGATGACACCTACACAGGACCAATTACTGATGTAGTGAGCGAAGATAATGTCAACTCCGGCAGTATAATTGGGATTCAAGAACAGATTCAGGATGAAAGATCTCCTCTCACACCGGTGTCTCGCGAACAAACTCCAATTGCTCCTGGAACACCCGTTGCTCATTTGAACAATTTGAGATCACATGAGATCAGAGCAGTCGCCGATTCAGATATCTTGGAGCCCACAAGTTCACGTGAAAGCTTGGAACAACAGCCATTGGAATTTATTATTGCTTTCCCGGATGAG GAAAGGAATTCATATGAAGGAGATTACCTGGAAAACG ACGTGTATTCTGCAATAACAAG AGCAGTGGGAATATTTCTGTACAAGAACTTCCACTACAAGAAGAGGCGGGAAGAGGAGGATGAAGTATTGAACTTGACCCATTTACTGAGAGGAAAAGCGAAGAAAAATAGTGCAAGACTATTCTACGAGATATTG GTTTTGAAAACGGGGGACTGTATAAATGTGAGGCAGGACAAGGCGTACGATGATATTATGCTGCAGGAGGTTCCCAAGCTGAAGCAGATTGCAGAAACTAATGTGGTATAG
- the LOC140806367 gene encoding sister chromatid cohesion 1 protein 2-like isoform X5, producing the protein MDSSITHITTLLYFRPDRFLVSLTRTSAGFPTSNGHFYATKKKSFLENTMFYSRLLLSKKGYLGLVWIAAHCPKRLKKDQVWKAEISSYVGIGVFRTNYHSITMPKKFELDEFDLEILEDRDITGGNMSSCEDVVLADEQIKVGASLSLLDKENVSFPETHSTTYTPPRDVFLPPTMDNDNDLLMNSFRDPGDFVTSVEKLRETNFLLEDLLNPTVLNGSEKKQLHYTLPNEHPRTNFQWLGHEMKCDSVATPSHDISDMVSCMENLQENRFSLEDRLDPLVLDEAEERQIHFRPYNKDLRTNFRAPIQYSECAMIAKPSHTKPGIEEEHVEHLRIEFNLQEDEPCALPRSIDIGQPVEADKKKKVEVITPEIRKSQRNQEQMKPTTVDVTPNSELSEVDTAEVATIHTPAPKEHAKNLKKRKILLDLTTTLPSKVLKSWIDDPNDIVHKRRKVPHTLLHAWRANKLCHIPLCFLDPLIHSIPTDHGPIHNKDDDTYTGPITDVVSEDNVNSGSIIGIQEQIQDERSPLTPVSREQTPIAPGTPVAHLNNLRSHEIRAVADSDILEPTSSRESLEQQPLEFIIAFPDEERNSYEGDYLENDVYSAITRAVGIFLYKNFHYKKRREEEDEVLNLTHLLRGKAKKNSARLFYEILVLKTGDCINVRQDKAYDDIMLQEVPKLKQIAETNVV; encoded by the exons ATGGATTCTTCCATTACACACATCACGACTCTTTTGTATTTTAGGCCCGACCGTTTTCTCGTCTCTCTCACACGTACCTCAGCTGGTTTTCCCACTTCCAACGGCCATTTTTACGCTACAAAAAAGAAGAGCTTTCTGGAAAACACTATGTTTTACTCTCGCTTGCTTCTATCAAAGAAGGGATACTTAGGTTTAGTTTGGATAGCAGCTCATTGCCCCAAAAGGCTTAAAAAAGATCAAGTCTGGAAGGCTGAAATTTCTTCTTATGTGG GCATTGGAGTCTTTCGGACAAACTATCACTCGATCACTATGCCCAAAAAATTTGAACTCGATGAGTTTGACCTGGAAATCTTGGAAGATCGAGATATAACAGG TGGAAACATGAGTTCTTGCGAAGATGTTGTGCTTGCAG ATGAACAGATAAAAGTGGGTGCTTCTTTGAGCTTGCTCGACAAG GAAAATGTGTCCTTTCCTGAAACTCATTCAACCACTTATACTCCGCCGAGAGA TGTGTTCTTACCTCCAACTATGGACAACGACAATGATTTATTAATGAACTCATTTCGTGATCCTGGCGACTTTGTGACAAGCGTTGAAAAATTGCGTGAAACCAATTTTCTCTTAGAAGATTTGCTGAATCCTACAGTGTTAAATGGGTCTGAGAAAAAACAATTGCATTATACGCTACCTAATGAGCATCCAAGGACTAATTTTCAGTGGCTGGGTCATGAAATGAAATGTGATTCTGTTGCAACTCCTTCCCATGACATAAGTGATATGGTATCATGTATGGAGAATCTTCAAGAGAATAGGTTTTCTTTAGAAGATCGTTTGGATCCTTTGGTGCTCGATGAGGCTGAGGAAAGACAGATCCATTTTAGGCCATACAACAAGGATCTAAGAACGAATTTCCGAGCGCCAATTCAGTATTCGGAATGTGCCATGATTGCAAAACCCTCCCACACAAAGCCAGGAATCGAAGAAGAGCACGTGGAACATTTGAGGATTGAGTTCAATCTTCAAGAGGATGAACCATGTGCTTTACCCAGATCGATTGATATAGGACAACCTGTTGAAGCTGACAAGAAAAAAAAAGTGGAAGTAATCACCCCAGAAATCAGAAAAAGTCAgagaaatcaagaacaaatgAAGCCCACGACCGTTGATGTGACTCCAAACTCAGAACTTTCAG AGGTTGACACAGCCGAGGTTGCGACCATTCACACTCCTGCGCCGAAGGAACATGCTAAGAATCTGAAGAAGCGAAAGATTTTGTTGGACCTCACCACTACATTGCCTAGCAA GGTCTTGAAGAGCTGGatagatgatccaaatgacaTAGTACATAAAAGAAGAAAAGTCCCCCACACTCTTTTGCATGCTTGGAGAGCTAATAAACTGTGCCATATCCCTCTATGTTTCTTAGATCCTTTGATCCACA GTATCCCAACAGATCATGGTCCTATTCATAACAAAGATGATGACACCTACACAGGACCAATTACTGATGTAGTGAGCGAAGATAATGTCAACTCCGGCAGTATAATTGGGATTCAAGAACAGATTCAGGATGAAAGATCTCCTCTCACACCGGTGTCTCGCGAACAAACTCCAATTGCTCCTGGAACACCCGTTGCTCATTTGAACAATTTGAGATCACATGAGATCAGAGCAGTCGCCGATTCAGATATCTTGGAGCCCACAAGTTCACGTGAAAGCTTGGAACAACAGCCATTGGAATTTATTATTGCTTTCCCGGATGAG GAAAGGAATTCATATGAAGGAGATTACCTGGAAAACG ACGTGTATTCTGCAATAACAAG AGCAGTGGGAATATTTCTGTACAAGAACTTCCACTACAAGAAGAGGCGGGAAGAGGAGGATGAAGTATTGAACTTGACCCATTTACTGAGAGGAAAAGCGAAGAAAAATAGTGCAAGACTATTCTACGAGATATTG GTTTTGAAAACGGGGGACTGTATAAATGTGAGGCAGGACAAGGCGTACGATGATATTATGCTGCAGGAGGTTCCCAAGCTGAAGCAGATTGCAGAAACTAATGTGGTATAG